In a genomic window of Roseiflexus castenholzii DSM 13941:
- the rpsD gene encoding 30S ribosomal protein S4: MARYIGPVGKISRRLGIGITEKGQRILAKRPFPPGQHGPSARRRQVSDYGLQLLEKQKARYIYGVLERQFRRIFEKAQRFPGETGAYLLILLERRLDNVVYRLGFATTRAQARQLVTHGHITVNGRKTNIPSYTVRVGETIAVRPESRRRMYFKNLVESGALAKHKAPDWLRLNPADLSGEVVAMPRREDAEPGINEQLIVEFYSR; the protein is encoded by the coding sequence ATGGCTCGCTATATTGGACCTGTAGGAAAAATCAGCCGGCGCCTGGGCATCGGCATCACCGAAAAAGGGCAGCGGATACTGGCAAAACGTCCGTTCCCTCCTGGACAGCACGGACCATCGGCGCGCCGACGGCAGGTGTCGGATTATGGCTTGCAACTGCTCGAAAAACAGAAGGCGCGGTATATCTACGGCGTGCTGGAACGGCAGTTCCGCCGTATATTCGAGAAGGCGCAACGGTTTCCGGGAGAAACCGGTGCGTATCTGTTGATACTGCTCGAACGGCGCCTTGATAATGTTGTGTATCGCCTCGGCTTCGCCACGACGCGCGCGCAGGCGCGCCAACTCGTGACCCATGGGCACATTACGGTGAACGGGCGCAAGACCAACATCCCGTCGTATACAGTGCGTGTGGGCGAGACGATTGCTGTTCGACCGGAAAGCCGCCGCCGCATGTACTTCAAAAACCTGGTCGAGAGCGGCGCGCTTGCCAAACACAAAGCGCCAGACTGGTTGCGCCTGAACCCGGCTGATCTGTCGGGCGAAGTAGTGGCAATGCCGCGGCGCGAAGATGCTGAGCCGGGCATTAATGAACAGTTGATTGTCGAGTTCTATAGCCGCTGA
- the rpsK gene encoding 30S ribosomal protein S11: protein MAKQSAKGSTTTKRQRGKRREKKNVPRGQAHIQSTFNNTIVTITDPNGNVVCWSSAGQNGFKGSRKSTPYAAQIAAENAARKAIENGMRQIEVFVKGPGAGREAAIRSLQAAGLQVTAITDVTPIPHNGCRPPKRRRV, encoded by the coding sequence ATGGCGAAGCAATCAGCAAAAGGTTCTACCACGACCAAACGGCAGCGCGGCAAGCGCCGCGAAAAAAAGAATGTGCCGCGTGGGCAGGCGCATATTCAGAGCACGTTCAACAATACCATCGTGACCATCACCGACCCGAATGGGAACGTGGTCTGTTGGTCGAGCGCCGGGCAAAATGGTTTCAAAGGTTCGCGCAAGAGCACTCCGTATGCGGCACAGATCGCAGCGGAAAATGCAGCGCGGAAGGCGATTGAGAATGGGATGCGCCAGATTGAGGTGTTCGTCAAGGGACCAGGCGCGGGACGTGAGGCGGCGATTCGGTCTCTGCAAGCGGCCGGCTTGCAGGTCACGGCGATCACCGATGTTACTCCTATCCCGCACAACGGCTGCCGTCCGCCCAAACGTCGGCGCGTCTGA
- the rpsM gene encoding 30S ribosomal protein S13 produces MARIAGVDLPRNKTIEIAITYIFGIGRSNGADVLRKANVNPATRVRDLTEEEVSRIREIVEREYRVEGDLRREIQMNIKRLMDIGCYRGLRHRKGLPVRGQRTRTNARTRRGRRGQAIGIKKKTLKK; encoded by the coding sequence ATGGCACGCATTGCAGGGGTTGACCTCCCGCGCAACAAAACCATCGAAATCGCTATTACCTATATCTTCGGCATTGGACGCTCAAATGGGGCTGATGTGCTGCGCAAAGCGAACGTCAACCCTGCGACGCGGGTGCGCGATCTGACTGAGGAAGAGGTTTCGCGCATTCGTGAAATCGTCGAGCGTGAGTATCGCGTCGAAGGCGATTTGCGACGCGAAATTCAAATGAATATCAAGCGCTTGATGGATATCGGGTGCTACCGCGGTCTGCGCCATCGTAAGGGGTTGCCGGTGCGCGGTCAGCGCACGCGGACCAATGCGCGCACCCGCCGCGGTCGCCGCGGACAGGCCATCGGCATCAAGAAGAAGACCTTGAAGAAGTAA
- the rpmJ gene encoding 50S ribosomal protein L36, with translation MKVQASVKPRCEYCRVIKRKGVLRVICSRQPKHKQRQG, from the coding sequence ATGAAAGTTCAGGCGTCGGTCAAACCGCGCTGCGAATATTGTCGCGTCATCAAACGCAAAGGGGTGCTGCGCGTTATCTGTAGCCGCCAACCCAAGCATAAGCAGCGCCAGGGATAG
- the infA gene encoding translation initiation factor IF-1: MSKKKDVIEMEGTITEPLPNAMFRVKLENGHEVLAHISGRMRMNYIRILKGDRVLVELSPYDLTRGRITYRYK; this comes from the coding sequence ATGTCCAAAAAAAAAGATGTCATCGAGATGGAAGGAACCATCACTGAACCACTGCCAAATGCCATGTTTCGTGTGAAACTCGAAAATGGTCACGAGGTGCTGGCTCATATTTCGGGGCGTATGCGGATGAACTACATTCGCATTTTGAAAGGGGACCGGGTGCTGGTGGAGCTGTCGCCCTATGATCTGACGCGCGGGCGGATTACGTATCGTTACAAGTAA
- a CDS encoding adenylate kinase: MDIILLGAPGAGKGTQAKYLEEHTGMVHVASGDLFRAALRQGTELGMLAKSYMDRGELVPDEVVIRMIIERISKPDCIRGVIFDGFPRTREQARALEAELNKQGRRIDVVLYIRVPEDMLLRRIAGRQTCKTCGATYNIYYFPSKHPNICDDCGGKLYQRSDDTMETARHRLEVYFAQTMPLIEYYRDQGLLVEIDGRREISQVTRSMIEALTMYAANATPTGDRV, encoded by the coding sequence ATGGATATTATTCTGCTCGGAGCGCCTGGCGCCGGTAAAGGCACACAGGCGAAGTATCTCGAGGAGCACACCGGGATGGTGCACGTCGCCAGCGGCGACCTGTTCCGCGCGGCGCTTCGCCAGGGGACGGAACTCGGCATGCTGGCGAAATCGTATATGGACCGCGGTGAACTGGTGCCGGACGAGGTCGTGATCCGCATGATCATCGAGCGCATCAGTAAGCCCGATTGCATCCGGGGGGTCATTTTCGATGGGTTTCCGCGCACCCGCGAACAGGCGCGGGCGCTCGAAGCCGAACTCAACAAGCAAGGGCGCCGGATCGATGTCGTCCTGTATATTCGTGTGCCGGAAGATATGCTGCTGCGTCGTATCGCGGGACGACAGACTTGCAAAACCTGTGGCGCAACGTATAATATTTACTATTTCCCGTCCAAACATCCGAATATTTGTGATGATTGCGGCGGGAAACTGTATCAGCGCAGCGATGATACCATGGAAACGGCGCGTCACCGGCTCGAAGTCTATTTCGCACAAACGATGCCCCTGATTGAGTACTATCGCGATCAGGGGTTGCTGGTGGAAATCGATGGACGGCGTGAGATCTCACAGGTTACACGCAGCATGATTGAAGCGCTCACCATGTATGCTGCCAATGCGACGCCAACGGGCGATCGCGTCTAA
- the secY gene encoding preprotein translocase subunit SecY — translation MLESVVNALRLPDLRQRILFTLAMLLLFRLIAHIPVPNIDPMALESLRLALQGNQLAQLLNIFAGGALQNLSVAAMGVYPYITAQIILQLLVPLIPALEELRKEGEQGRMRLNRITFYLTIPMALLQAYGQTLTLERSLRTGQALFQTPFDIVNNFFPTFTILMSMLAGTMLLVWLGEQIQERGIGNGVSMIIFAGIVAGLPGLIIQAFTTVELGGLEQAIGLIAFLIIALGTIIGIVLMHEGQRRIPVQYAKRVRGNRVYGGQSSHIPLKVNMAGMIPLIFAQSIIIFPGTIASYGCPEQVAPPNASVLKQIACFTYQTFSPQYGGGTLVYSIALFVLVYFFTYFYTKVIFDQQNIPETLQRNGGFIPGIRPGKRTEEYLDQVVSRITRIGALFLGTVAILPFITQQLTGVPIGLGATALLIVVGVAVDTMRQLEAQLVMRNYEGFINR, via the coding sequence ATGCTTGAATCGGTTGTCAACGCGCTCCGATTGCCCGATCTGCGGCAGCGCATCCTGTTCACGCTGGCAATGCTGCTGCTCTTTCGGCTGATTGCTCACATTCCTGTGCCGAACATCGATCCGATGGCGCTGGAAAGCCTGCGGCTCGCTTTGCAGGGCAATCAGCTCGCGCAGTTACTCAACATTTTCGCCGGCGGCGCATTGCAGAACCTGTCGGTTGCGGCGATGGGCGTCTATCCGTACATCACAGCGCAGATCATTCTGCAACTCCTGGTACCGCTCATTCCGGCGCTGGAAGAATTGCGGAAAGAGGGCGAACAGGGGCGCATGCGGTTGAACCGGATCACGTTCTACCTGACGATCCCGATGGCGCTGTTGCAAGCCTATGGGCAAACGTTGACGCTTGAACGCAGCCTCAGAACCGGTCAGGCGCTGTTTCAAACGCCGTTCGATATTGTCAATAATTTCTTCCCGACGTTCACAATCCTGATGAGTATGCTGGCAGGTACGATGCTGCTGGTGTGGCTTGGCGAGCAGATCCAGGAACGCGGGATCGGCAACGGCGTCTCGATGATTATTTTCGCAGGCATTGTAGCCGGTTTGCCGGGGTTGATCATTCAGGCATTCACCACCGTCGAACTGGGCGGGCTGGAACAGGCCATCGGCTTGATCGCCTTCCTGATCATCGCACTTGGAACGATCATCGGCATCGTGCTCATGCACGAGGGGCAGCGGCGCATCCCGGTGCAATACGCCAAGCGGGTGCGCGGCAATCGCGTGTATGGCGGGCAGAGCAGCCATATTCCGCTCAAGGTCAATATGGCAGGCATGATCCCGCTGATCTTCGCGCAGAGCATCATTATTTTTCCGGGCACAATCGCCTCCTACGGCTGCCCTGAACAAGTGGCGCCTCCCAACGCAAGCGTGCTGAAGCAGATCGCCTGCTTCACCTATCAGACGTTCAGCCCGCAGTATGGCGGCGGCACCCTGGTGTACTCGATCGCGCTCTTCGTGCTGGTTTATTTCTTCACCTACTTCTATACGAAGGTGATTTTCGACCAGCAGAATATCCCGGAGACGCTGCAACGCAACGGCGGATTCATTCCGGGTATTCGGCCCGGGAAACGCACTGAAGAGTATCTTGACCAGGTGGTGAGCCGAATCACACGAATTGGCGCACTCTTCCTGGGAACGGTCGCTATCTTGCCGTTCATCACCCAACAACTCACCGGTGTACCGATTGGTCTGGGAGCGACTGCATTGCTCATTGTCGTCGGCGTCGCGGTCGATACAATGCGGCAACTCGAAGCGCAACTGGTGATGCGGAACTACGAAGGGTTTATCAACCGTTGA
- the rplO gene encoding 50S ribosomal protein L15, with protein sequence MKLHDLKPALGAHRKRKRIGRGIGSGKGKTGGKGMMGQKARSGPNPSPSFEGGQMRITRKMPKLRGFKNRWRIEYQIINTGQLNNVPDGTELTINAMIEQGWVQPAKPVKILGDGELERKLTIHAHKFSASARARIEAAGGAAIETPWIVERRSRSRGPNPPRHHRKAEATPGA encoded by the coding sequence ATGAAATTGCACGACTTGAAGCCCGCACTGGGCGCGCATCGCAAGCGGAAGCGCATCGGACGCGGCATTGGTTCCGGCAAGGGCAAAACCGGCGGGAAGGGCATGATGGGACAGAAGGCGCGCTCCGGTCCTAATCCATCCCCTTCCTTCGAGGGCGGGCAGATGCGCATTACCCGCAAAATGCCGAAACTGCGCGGTTTCAAAAACCGCTGGCGGATCGAGTATCAGATTATCAATACCGGTCAACTCAACAATGTGCCGGATGGCACCGAACTGACGATCAACGCAATGATCGAGCAGGGATGGGTTCAGCCGGCAAAGCCGGTCAAAATCCTTGGCGACGGTGAACTGGAGCGCAAACTGACGATCCATGCGCATAAGTTCAGCGCCAGTGCGCGCGCGCGCATCGAGGCGGCTGGCGGCGCTGCCATCGAAACGCCGTGGATCGTCGAACGGCGCAGCCGCAGCCGGGGACCAAATCCGCCCCGGCATCATCGCAAGGCGGAAGCGACGCCGGGGGCATGA
- the rpmD gene encoding 50S ribosomal protein L30: protein MSKLKITYRKSAIGYSHDQKATIRSLGLRRLNSVVVHDDTPTIRGMIFKVRHLVSVEELPDRDAPADHPGDDMKR from the coding sequence ATGTCCAAGTTGAAAATCACGTATCGCAAGAGTGCGATAGGATACAGTCACGACCAGAAAGCAACGATCCGATCGCTCGGATTGCGTCGGCTCAACAGCGTCGTCGTTCACGATGATACGCCGACGATCCGCGGTATGATTTTCAAGGTTCGCCACCTGGTCAGCGTTGAGGAACTGCCGGACCGCGACGCGCCGGCCGACCATCCAGGCGATGACATGAAACGTTAA
- the rpsE gene encoding 30S ribosomal protein S5, with the protein MIKRRIHTDELELEERVVQINRVSKVVKGGRRFSFSTVVVVGDGKGHVGIGMGKAAEVPEAIRKGVEAAKKNLIRVPLAGTTIPHEVQEEFAASKVRLLPAAPGAGVIAGRGVRPVLEMAGIKDVLSKRYGSNNPINVVKATFKALSSLTSLEEQARMRGMTPRELHLRRMRREPASQEA; encoded by the coding sequence CGGATGAACTTGAACTCGAAGAGCGCGTGGTGCAGATCAACCGCGTCTCGAAGGTGGTCAAGGGCGGGCGCCGCTTCAGTTTCAGCACCGTCGTCGTGGTTGGCGATGGGAAGGGGCACGTCGGCATCGGCATGGGGAAAGCCGCCGAGGTGCCGGAGGCGATCCGCAAGGGAGTGGAAGCAGCCAAAAAGAACCTGATCCGGGTGCCGCTTGCTGGCACGACCATTCCGCACGAGGTGCAGGAAGAGTTCGCCGCATCAAAGGTGCGCCTGCTCCCGGCTGCCCCCGGCGCCGGCGTGATCGCCGGTCGTGGTGTGCGCCCGGTGCTCGAGATGGCCGGCATCAAGGATGTGCTCTCGAAACGCTATGGCAGCAATAATCCGATCAACGTGGTGAAGGCGACGTTCAAAGCGCTCAGTTCGTTGACATCACTCGAAGAGCAGGCACGTATGCGCGGCATGACGCCAAGAGAACTGCACCTGCGGCGCATGCGTCGCGAGCCGGCGTCGCAGGAGGCTTAA